The DNA window TTGATGCGACGGTGCCTTCTTTGTTGGAGACCTATGGGAGCTCCAAGTCTGCAAATGACATACTCATGGTAGAGATAACACTCGTCGAAGGAGCTGCTGCCCAAGGAGCAGGTATGACATATATTGACGTACTCTAAAATTCACGGTTCTTAATTATTCctttatttgttttaattaatctACTTTGCAGTCTGCCTGGATGGAACAGTACCTGCTTATCATTTGCATCGTGGATATGGATCAGGGGTGAACAGTTGGCTCATTGACCTTCAGGTTGGTAAGATAGTTTGAGGAAAATCAAAAAGTTCATGTTGCCATTTAGTTATTGTCTTAGGGACTGCTTGATGCCTTTTACTTGCTTGATTGCCAAGCAACCCTCTCAAGTCCTTTCTGATGCAGGGAGGAGCATGGTGTAATGACACCAAAAGTTGTTCTAACCGCAAATTTTCAGCGTATGGATCATCAGCACACATGGAAAAAGAGAGAGCATTTTCTGGAATACTAAGCAATAAATCTGAAGAAAATCCCGGTTTTCTCCTCATACTTAACGCTCCAGTGTTTAAGGCAGATACCTGCAtctgcttttttctttttctgttttttggtTTAGCCGTCTTAACCATTATCATGTAAGGGACTGCAGAGTTTTTCAACTGGAATAGAGTAGAACTTCGCTATTGTGATGGCGCTTCATTTTCTGGGGACAGTGAAAATCAGGTTGGTGGAATGTTCTTGCCATTTACCTTTTTCCACAAAATTATGATAGTGATTATAGTAGTAGTGCTGCAGCTATTGGAATAAAAAGTTGACTTCCTTGTATCGGAAGGTACCTTATGTATTTCTATCCGTAAGTGCAAATCAGAAGCTAAAATATAGTGATTCTTCTGTTAGGAAGCACAACTGCAATTTAGAGGACAGCGTATATGGTTATCTGCAATGGACGATTTGATGTCAAAGGGAATGCGCAACGCGAATCATGTACAACATTTATTCATGCTAAAGTTATAATCCTGTTCCAGTGTTAAGCCACTTCTCAAAGCATATTAATCCATCGTACATTAGGCTCTTCTTTCTGGTTGCTCTGCCGGTGGTCTGTCATCCATTTTGCACTGTGATGAGTTTCAGAGCTTGTTTCCCACAACTACAAAAGTGAAGTGCCTGAGTGATGCTGGATTTTTTCTCGACACGTGAGTACTATATCCGTAACGTCCTTTCCCTTTATCAATATTCCTATCTAATTATCAACACTTGAAATTTTATTGGTGATCCTGTATGGAATTGTAGGGTTGATATTTCTGGTGGACGCACACTCAGGGATTATTATAGTGGTGTTGTAAGCTTGCAGGGGGTGGAAGAAAATCTGCCGCGATTCTGTACTAGTCACCTCGACCCTACTTCGGTAATCAATTTTTGTGCacttttaaatttgaaaatagGTGATAGCATAATAAGTTTTACACTACTTCTTGCTTTGCAGTGCTTCTTTCCTGAGAACTTAATCGCGAACATTACAACCCCGCTCTTTATACTCAATGCAGCATATGATTCATGGCAGGTAATTTTTCATTATTCATTTTAATGTCTTAATTGAGAGTTACCGAAAGGACttttactgaaaaaaaaattcattgcaTTGTATAACAGTTTAGCTCCACCATCAGCAGATCCCCGAGGCGAGTGGAACAGTTGCAGATTAAACCTTGCAAGTTGTTCGGCATCACAGATGCAAATTCTGCAAGGTGAAATCCCACAAACAAGGAATTTTTTCGACTCCTAAATCTTGCAGAAGCATCAGAATTTCAGAAACAAATTGTGTCACTATTGTGACGTTATTTTTCTGGAATGGAACAGGATTCAGGAATCAAATGCTGAATGCAGTAAAACAATTCTCGGTGTCTAATCAAACTGGGATGTTCATAA is part of the Malus domestica chromosome 12, GDT2T_hap1 genome and encodes:
- the LOC103450802 gene encoding pectin acetylesterase 12-like isoform X1, translating into MVNFFWVGFVPALVFRTWVDRFVEEKSLDATVPSLLETYGSSKSANDILMVEITLVEGAAAQGAVCLDGTVPAYHLHRGYGSGVNSWLIDLQGGAWCNDTKSCSNRKFSAYGSSAHMEKERAFSGILSNKSEENPEFFNWNRVELRYCDGASFSGDSENQEAQLQFRGQRIWLSAMDDLMSKGMRNANHALLSGCSAGGLSSILHCDEFQSLFPTTTKVKCLSDAGFFLDTVDISGGRTLRDYYSGVVSLQGVEENLPRFCTSHLDPTSCFFPENLIANITTPLFILNAAYDSWQFSSTISRSPRRVEQLQIKPCKLFGITDANSARIQESNAECSKTILGV
- the LOC103450802 gene encoding pectin acetylesterase 12-like isoform X3; this encodes MVNFFWVGFVPALVFRTWVDRFVEEKSLDATVPSLLETYGSSKSANDILMVEITLVEGAAAQGAVCLDGTVPAYHLHRGYGSGVNSWLIDLQGGAWCNDTKSCSNRKFSAYGSSAHMEKERAFSGILSNKSEENPEFFNWNRVELRYCDGASFSGDSENQEAQLQFRGQRIWLSAMDDLMSKGMRNANHALLSGCSAGGLSSILHCDEFQSLFPTTTKVKCLSDAGFFLDTVDISGGRTLRDYYSGVVSLQGVEENLPRFCTSHLDPTSCFFPENLIANITTPLFILNAAYDSWQDSGIKC
- the LOC103450802 gene encoding pectin acetylesterase 12-like isoform X2, producing the protein MVNFFWVGFVPALVFRTWVDRFVEEKSLDATVPSLLETYGSSKSANDILMVEITLVEGAAAQGAVCLDGTVPAYHLHRGYGSGVNSWLIDLQGGAWCNDTKSCSNRKFSAYGSSAHMEKERAFSGILSNKSEENPEFFNWNRVELRYCDGASFSGDSENQEAQLQFRGQRIWLSAMDDLMSKGMRNANHALLSGCSAGGLSSILHCDEFQSLFPTTTKVKCLSDAGFFLDTVDISGGRTLRDYYSGVVSLQGVEENLPRFCTSHLDPTSCFFPENLIANITTPLFILNAAYDSWQIPEASGTVAD